In Lachnospiraceae bacterium, one DNA window encodes the following:
- a CDS encoding nucleoside recognition protein, with protein MLNYIWSGMLFLGIIWGAFHGRLAQVTEGALSAAGEAVTLSLTMVGIVAFWNGILEIGSRAGLVEQLSGKMRPILKFLFPDLPTDCEAARQISVNFIANILGLGWAATPAGLKAMKELEKIEEMRRKEKSTVRAVPKGTASNEMCTFLVMNISSLQLIPVNIIAYRSQYHSVSAAAVTGPCLVATMVSTLAAVFFCRIMDRSNKKGDVL; from the coding sequence ATGTTAAATTATATCTGGAGCGGAATGCTTTTTCTGGGGATCATATGGGGAGCATTTCATGGAAGACTGGCTCAGGTAACAGAAGGAGCTTTAAGCGCAGCTGGGGAAGCAGTAACATTAAGCCTCACCATGGTGGGGATCGTAGCTTTCTGGAACGGGATCCTGGAGATAGGAAGCAGGGCCGGGCTGGTAGAGCAGCTTTCGGGGAAAATGAGGCCCATATTAAAGTTTCTGTTTCCAGATCTGCCAACGGACTGTGAAGCTGCCAGACAGATTTCAGTAAATTTCATTGCAAATATTTTAGGGCTTGGCTGGGCCGCAACCCCTGCGGGACTTAAGGCCATGAAAGAACTGGAAAAAATAGAAGAGATGCGCAGAAAAGAGAAAAGCACGGTTCGGGCAGTTCCCAAAGGCACTGCCAGCAATGAAATGTGTACGTTTTTGGTCATGAACATATCATCCCTTCAGCTGATCCCGGTGAATATCATCGCTTACAGAAGCCAGTATCACAGTGTATCTGCGGCAGCTGTTACAGGTCCATGTCTTGTGGCAACTATGGTAAGTACTCTGGCAGCGGTATTTTTTTGCAGGATCATGGATCGTTCCAATAAAAAAGGAGACGTACTTTAA
- a CDS encoding GGDEF domain-containing protein, whose amino-acid sequence MSKVWEFFENMNEAVYASDIDTYELIYLNKTARNLFHFKDKAAYKGKKCYEILQQCSSPCAMCTNKRLKPDEFYEWSRFNPMVNRSFLLKDTMVIDDGRRIRIEIAIDLDIQEMTKKTFSQFTDTEALINEGLRCALAEETPEQSINTLLQYLGQMFHSDRVYIFEKNKHGNFDNTFEWCTCGVSPQINMLHNIPPEALGTWPSTFQKGESVIIRNLDDIMSYDPVVYETLMPQNIKRLVTSPISRNQDIIAFYGIDNPPLDRMDHIAFMLQLFGHFIDSMLRRRNLVEKLENLSYYDQLTGAKNRHALNEQLASLTKGQSLGILYGDVMGLKQINDTLGHQAGDKALLYACEKLKSHFPEECVYRIGGDEFIVLIPGITENLFQSMIRSILADMAESSVHLALGSVWVEDCTDNAEKALSEADARMYEDKRAYYAKNRQLDRRRR is encoded by the coding sequence TATTTAAACAAAACAGCCAGAAATCTGTTCCATTTTAAGGATAAGGCTGCTTATAAAGGTAAAAAATGCTACGAAATCCTGCAGCAATGCTCCTCTCCCTGTGCAATGTGTACCAATAAACGCTTAAAACCAGATGAATTTTACGAATGGTCCCGTTTTAATCCGATGGTGAATCGTTCTTTTCTGCTGAAAGATACTATGGTCATTGATGACGGGCGCAGAATCCGAATTGAAATAGCGATCGATCTGGATATCCAGGAAATGACAAAGAAAACTTTCTCCCAGTTTACAGACACTGAAGCTCTGATCAATGAAGGGCTTCGCTGTGCTCTGGCAGAAGAAACACCTGAACAGTCTATTAATACATTATTGCAGTATCTGGGACAGATGTTCCACAGCGACCGGGTATATATTTTCGAGAAAAATAAACATGGCAACTTTGATAATACCTTTGAATGGTGCACCTGTGGCGTTTCTCCCCAGATAAATATGCTGCACAATATCCCACCGGAAGCACTGGGAACATGGCCTTCCACTTTCCAGAAAGGAGAAAGCGTGATCATCCGGAATTTGGATGATATTATGTCTTATGATCCTGTTGTGTATGAAACACTTATGCCCCAGAATATTAAACGGCTGGTCACCAGCCCTATTTCCCGCAATCAGGATATAATCGCTTTCTATGGTATCGACAATCCACCCCTTGATCGTATGGATCATATTGCTTTTATGCTTCAGCTATTTGGACATTTTATCGATTCCATGCTGCGACGCAGAAATCTGGTTGAAAAGCTGGAAAACTTAAGCTATTATGACCAGCTGACCGGTGCGAAAAACCGCCATGCCCTGAATGAACAGCTGGCTTCCCTTACCAAGGGCCAAAGTCTGGGCATACTTTACGGTGATGTTATGGGATTAAAACAGATCAATGATACTTTGGGACATCAGGCTGGCGATAAAGCCCTTCTTTATGCCTGTGAAAAACTGAAATCCCATTTTCCGGAGGAATGTGTATACCGTATTGGCGGTGATGAGTTTATTGTGCTCATACCGGGCATTACAGAAAATCTGTTCCAGTCCATGATCCGTTCTATACTGGCAGATATGGCAGAAAGCTCCGTTCACCTGGCTCTTGGCTCTGTGTGGGTAGAAGATTGTACTGACAATGCTGAAAAGGCTCTGTCTGAAGCAGATGCCAGAATGTATGAAGATAAACGGGCCTATTATGCAAAGAACAGACAGTTAGACAGAAGGAGACGTTAA